GTGACCATCGCCATGCCCGCCCAGGCGCGCGCCTGCCAGTCGTCGGGCTGCTCCTCCAGCAGGTCGAGCAGGACTTCGGCGGCCCGCCCGGGTGCCCAGGCCTCCAGCAGCGCGTGCCCGAGCGCCTTGCGCACGCCGACGTGGCCGGGGTGGCGCCCGAGCAGCTCGGTCAACGCCTCGACGGCCGCCCTCGGGTCCTTCCCCTCCTCCTGGCCGGACAGCCCGTCCAGGGTCGCGGCGGCGTCGTCGACCCTGCCCAACTCCTCCTGCGCGGCGGCCAGCGCGAGCCTCGCCTGCGGCCGTTCCATGCGGTCGAGGTGGGCGGAGTAGTGCGACACCGCCGCCTGGTGGTCGCCCTCCTCGGCGGCGAGGTCGCCGAGGAAGGCGTGCGCGGCGGCCGAGGTCGGGCCGTCCCCGGTCTCGGCGATATAGCGGGCCTCGGCCCGCGCCGCCTCCGCGCGTCCCAGGTCGACCAGCACGTGCAGCCGCATGACGCGGGCCAGGTCGTGCAGGTCCTCGGGCGGCATGTCGCGCTCGTACTGGATCTGTGTCTGGTCGGGGTCCGGCGCGCGGCGCGGCAGCCCCTGCGCGCGGGCGATCACGGTGTCCAGGTCGGCCAGCGCGAGCTCGGGGTGGTCGGTGGCGGCGTGCAGTTGCGCGCGGTGGTAGCGGTACTGGAGGTTGTCGGGCTTGAGCTCGATCGCCTTCGACGCCGCCTCGACCGCCTCGGCGGGCCGGCCGGTGTTGTAGAGGGAGCCGGCGAGGGTGATGAACGCACCGGGCTGGTCGGGCACCAGTTCGACGAGCCGGTGCAGCGCGGGCACGGCTTCGGCGTGGTCGCCCAGCCGCACCCGGGCGTGCGCCAGGAAGAACCACCCGGCGCGCGAGTCCGGGTCCAGCGCGGTGAGCCCGGCGGCGAGGTCGCGGGCGTCGGCGAAGTTCTCGTGCCGGTAGTACAGGTCCTCGACGACACCGGTCACCACCGCGCCCACGACGTCCGGTCCCGGGCTGCCGATCGCCGCACCGCCGATCTCGACCGGCTCGGCGCGGGGCACGAGGGCGAGCGTGAGCTTGGCGTGCTCGGTGGCGGCCTCGGTGTTGCCCGCGTCCAGGTGCAGCATGGCCAGCTTGAGCGAGGCACCCAGCTCGACCACGGGCACACCCACCTGCCGGGCCAGCGCGCGCAGCTCCGCCCACGGCGCGATGCGCTCGGCGGGCGGGAGGTCGTCGGTGAGGTCGTCCACCTGGTCGGTGAGCACGACGGCGACCACGAAGGCCTCCGGGTCACCGGGTGCGAGCCGCCGGGCGGTGGTCAACAGCGACCGCCCGGTGCGCAGGGCGAGGTCACGATCACCGGACTCCAGCGCCCGCTCGAAGTCGGTCAAGCGGTCGAGCATGCGGACCTCCCGCGCCGGCCGTGTGCCCGCAAGGTCGTCCGGCGCGGGGACCGTGTTACCGATCAAGGCGGCGGTCGTCCGCTCGCCCTGCGGGGTCCGGCGGGTGTGGTTACGCTGTGGCGCGGTTTGTTGCGGAGCGTGGTGGAGGTGACGGTGTGGCCACTGCTACCGGGGTTCGGTCCGGTTCCCGTGCGGTGCTGGTCGCGCGGTGGTGGTGGGCTGCCATCGCGGTCGTCGTCGCGGGGGCCTTGCTGATCGACCTCTACCTGCTCTTCACCGGTGGCGCGGACGCCAACTCCGGGAAGACCCAGGAGTCCGTGGGCCTCGGCGTGCGGCTGTGGCGGCTGTTCAGCTTCTTCACCATCGAGAGCAACCTGTTCGTGCTCGTGCTCGCCGTGGCGGAGTCGCGGCGGCCGGGCGTGGAGGGGCGCGGGTGGCGCGTGGTGCGGCTCGACGCCTTGCTGGGGATCGTGATCACGGGCCTGGTCTTCGCGATCGTGCTGGCACCCCAGGTTCACCTGACCGGGGGCGCGCTGGTTGCCACGATCGGGTTCCACTACGTGTCGCCGTGGGCGACGCTGGCGGCCTGGCTGGTGCTGGGGCCCCGGCCGCGGATGGACTGGCGGACGGTGGCCACCGCGTTCGTGTGGCCGGTGCTGTGGCTGGTCTACATCTTCGCGCAGGGCCAGTTCACGCGGTGGTACCCGTACCCGTTCCTGGACGTCACGAAGATCGGGCTGGGCCCGGCGCTGCGCAACGCGGGTTTCGTGCTGCTGCTGGGCGTGGTGCTGGCACTGCTGTTCCGCCTCCTCGACCGGCGGCTGCCCGCGCTGCTCCGGCCGTAGGAACCGGTTCGCGACGGGCGTGCGGCGAGGTCGGCGCATTGCGTCGTCCTTTGCCGGTCGCGTACGGTCGCCGGTGGGTCGAACCGGTTCGACCCCGTCTGGGAGTCCTGGTCGGGTGAGGTCGTCTGCGTGGCTGGGAGCGCTCCCAGAGCGGTGCACCCTGCCCTGAACCGCGACAGACGGGAACCCGATCCATGAAACCAACGCACCTCGGCCGGTGGTGGACGCCGGTCGCCGCCGCCGCACTGCTCCTCGCCGGTGTCACCGTGGCCGCCGCCGACGCCGGCCCCGCGGACGCCGGCACGCTCGTCGCGTCCGCCGGCTGCGGCAAGACCCCGACGCTGACCAGTGGTACCCAGACGATCCAGAGCAGCGGCCAGAACCGCTCCTTCATCCTGCGGATCCCGGCCAACTACGACAACGCCCGCCAGTACCGGTTGGTCTTCGCCTTCCACTGGTACGGCGGCACCGCGGGCGACGTCGACTCGGGCGGGACCGACGGCTACAACTGGTCCTACTACGGCCTGCGGCGCCTGGCGGACAGCGCGGGCAACGGCACGATCTTCGTGGCCCCGCAGGGCAACGGCAACGGCTGGGCCAACCCCAACGGCCAGGACGTGACCTTCGTCGACGACATGATCCGGCGCGTCGAGAACGACCTGTGCGTCGACACGGCACAGCGCTTCGCACTGGGCTTCAGCTACGGCGGCGCCATGAGCTACGCGCTCGCCTGCGCCCGGGCCACGACCTTCCGCGCGGTCGCGGTGTACTCCGGCGCGGCGATCAGCGGGTGCAGCGGCGGCACGCAACCCGTCGCGTACATGGGGATCCACGGCATCAGCGACAACATCGGCGGTGGCCAGGCCCTTCGCGACACGTTCGTCCGGAACAACGGCTGCACCCCGCAGAACGCGCCCGAGCCCGCCGCGGGCAGCCGCACCCACATCACCACCACCTACTCGGGCTGCCGCGCCGGGTACCCGGTGGTGTGGGCGGCTTTCGACGGTGGGCACACCCCGGGTCCCATCGACGGCGGTGGTGAGGGCTGGCGGAGTTGGACCCCGACGGAGGTGTGGCGGTTCTTCACCGGCGAGACGGCCCCGACGCCGCAGACGTTCCGGCTGCGCGGCGAGTCGTCGGGCCGGTGCCTCGACGTCAACGGCGCGAGCTCGGCCAACGGCACCCAGATGATCGTCTGGGACTGCCACACCAACGCCAACCAGCAGTTCACCCAGAACGGCAAGGCCTTGCAGGTGCTGGGCAAGTGCCTGGAAGCGCCCGTCAACGCGAGCCCCGGCACGCGCACGCGCATCTGGGACTGCAACGGCGGCGCCAACCAGCAGTGGAACGTCAACGACAACGGCACCATCACCAGTGTCCAAACCGGACTGTGCCTGGACGCCAACGGCACCGCGAACAGCTCGGCCGTCACCGTGTCGACCTGCACCGGCGGCGCCAACCAGCGCTGGGCCAAGGCCTGACGACAGCAGGCCCGGACAGCCGCCACCGCCGCGCGGCTGTCCCCAGCCGTCGAACCGCTTCACCATCCCAAGGTCAACCGGTCTCCGCGGTTGCGCGCGACCGGCGAGGAGAAGTCGGGATTAAACAGCACGACCGTCGCGCGCACAACGCCTTGCGCGTCTCATTTGTCGCTCTTAGTGTCTGACGGCACGCAATCGAAGCGCTTCGATTGCGACCGCTGCGACCGCTTGCGACGAAGGGTGACCCCAGTGTCGAGTTCCCCCGACTCCCCGCCTCCCCACCCCACCGCACAGGGACCGGGCAGGCGCACCGTCCTGCGCTCGGCCGTCGCGGCCGCGGCGGTCGTCGCCGGGGGAGTTCCGCTCGCGTCGGCCGGCATCGCTTCGGCGGGTCCCGCCGGCGGGTACGCCTGGCGCAACGCGGAGATCGTCGGTGGCGGGTTCGTCACCGGGATCGTGTTCAGCCAGAGCGAGCCGGGCCTGGTCTACGCGCGCACCGACATCGGTGGCGCCTACCGCCTGGACAAGCGCACCCGGCGCTGGGTCCCCCTGCTCGACTGGGTCGACTGGGACCACTACGGCCACACCGGCGTGATCAGCATCGCCACGGACGAGGTCGACCCCGACCGGGTCTACGCGGCGGTGGGCACCTACACGAT
This DNA window, taken from Saccharothrix variisporea, encodes the following:
- a CDS encoding Pr6Pr family membrane protein encodes the protein MATATGVRSGSRAVLVARWWWAAIAVVVAGALLIDLYLLFTGGADANSGKTQESVGLGVRLWRLFSFFTIESNLFVLVLAVAESRRPGVEGRGWRVVRLDALLGIVITGLVFAIVLAPQVHLTGGALVATIGFHYVSPWATLAAWLVLGPRPRMDWRTVATAFVWPVLWLVYIFAQGQFTRWYPYPFLDVTKIGLGPALRNAGFVLLLGVVLALLFRLLDRRLPALLRP
- a CDS encoding ricin-type beta-trefoil lectin domain protein yields the protein MKPTHLGRWWTPVAAAALLLAGVTVAAADAGPADAGTLVASAGCGKTPTLTSGTQTIQSSGQNRSFILRIPANYDNARQYRLVFAFHWYGGTAGDVDSGGTDGYNWSYYGLRRLADSAGNGTIFVAPQGNGNGWANPNGQDVTFVDDMIRRVENDLCVDTAQRFALGFSYGGAMSYALACARATTFRAVAVYSGAAISGCSGGTQPVAYMGIHGISDNIGGGQALRDTFVRNNGCTPQNAPEPAAGSRTHITTTYSGCRAGYPVVWAAFDGGHTPGPIDGGGEGWRSWTPTEVWRFFTGETAPTPQTFRLRGESSGRCLDVNGASSANGTQMIVWDCHTNANQQFTQNGKALQVLGKCLEAPVNASPGTRTRIWDCNGGANQQWNVNDNGTITSVQTGLCLDANGTANSSAVTVSTCTGGANQRWAKA